Proteins encoded in a region of the Campylobacter geochelonis genome:
- the pglC gene encoding undecaprenyl phosphate N,N'-diacetylbacillosamine 1-phosphate transferase, with amino-acid sequence MYSMFFKRILDFFGALILIVLTSPIMLIVYFLVRKNISHTPIFRQERPGLNEKIFKIYKFKTMSDEKDENGELLPDELRLNEYGKKIRSLSLDELPQLFNVLKGDMSFIGPRPLLVEYLKIYSSNQRLRHTVRPGITGLAQVNGRNAISWEKKFEYDTQYARNLTFMQDVKIALLTIKKVIKKDGVSKEGMATTEKFNGKN; translated from the coding sequence ATGTATAGTATGTTTTTTAAGCGAATTTTAGACTTTTTTGGTGCGTTGATTTTGATAGTTTTAACCTCGCCAATCATGCTTATAGTCTATTTTTTAGTGCGCAAAAACATAAGCCACACACCCATTTTTAGGCAAGAAAGACCGGGTTTGAATGAAAAAATTTTTAAAATTTATAAATTTAAAACAATGAGCGATGAAAAAGATGAAAATGGCGAACTTCTACCAGATGAGCTTCGTTTAAACGAGTATGGCAAAAAAATCAGAAGTCTAAGCCTTGATGAGCTTCCACAGCTTTTTAATGTGCTAAAAGGCGATATGAGTTTTATCGGTCCTAGACCACTTTTAGTTGAATATCTTAAAATTTACTCTTCAAACCAACGTCTTCGTCATACCGTTCGCCCAGGGATTACTGGACTTGCGCAAGTTAATGGGCGAAATGCGATAAGTTGGGAAAAAAAGTTTGAGTATGATACGCAGTACGCGCGTAATCTAACCTTTATGCAAGATGTTAAAATCGCACTTTTAACGATAAAAAAAGTGATTAAAAAAGATGGCGTTAGCAAAGAAGGCATGGCTACAACGGAGAAATTTAATGGTAAAAACTAA
- the pglA gene encoding N,N'-diacetylbacillosaminyl-diphospho-undecaprenol alpha-1,3-N-acetylgalactosaminyltransferase: MARIGFLSHADMSLYFFRAPIMRELAKMGHEVFAIAPKGAYTKELEKEFNTVTYELDKASINPFKVFDNNSNLKEVLKSLNLDMLQTSAHKSNVFGTFVAKDIGIKVVLNLVEGLGSFYIDSDFKTRAICFIIERLYKKAFSKSNGCIFVNDSDPDYMISKNLIDKNKVFRIKSVGVNSAKFDNKLYKSLNLSDKKVVLMMGRAMWHKGVREFYEAAKLLKHRKDCVFVFVGEGYEGNKSSANEAFLKDENVMWLGWRRDICELYKSAYMFVLPSYKEGFPITVLEAMSMSLPVVVSDCDGCVEAVKDGANGLICKMKDSADLASKIESLLDDENMAKKMGENGRNMVLEKYDEKIIVEKYIEIYKEFIDV; the protein is encoded by the coding sequence ATGGCTAGAATCGGATTTTTAAGTCACGCGGATATGAGCCTCTACTTCTTTCGCGCTCCAATTATGAGGGAGTTAGCAAAAATGGGGCATGAAGTCTTTGCTATAGCTCCAAAAGGAGCCTATACAAAAGAGCTTGAAAAGGAGTTTAACACCGTAACTTACGAGCTTGATAAGGCTAGTATAAATCCGTTTAAGGTTTTTGATAACAACTCAAATTTAAAAGAAGTTTTAAAAAGCTTAAATTTAGATATGCTTCAAACTTCAGCCCACAAATCAAACGTTTTTGGCACATTTGTAGCCAAAGATATCGGCATAAAAGTTGTGCTAAATTTAGTCGAAGGTTTGGGTAGTTTTTATATAGACAGCGATTTTAAAACTAGAGCTATTTGCTTTATAATCGAACGGCTGTATAAAAAAGCTTTTAGCAAATCAAATGGCTGCATTTTTGTAAATGACTCAGATCCAGACTATATGATAAGTAAAAATTTAATAGATAAAAACAAGGTTTTTCGTATAAAAAGCGTTGGGGTAAACAGCGCTAAATTTGATAACAAGCTTTATAAAAGCTTAAATTTAAGCGATAAAAAAGTCGTTTTGATGATGGGTAGGGCTATGTGGCATAAGGGCGTGCGCGAGTTTTACGAGGCAGCTAAGCTTTTAAAACACAGAAAAGACTGCGTTTTTGTCTTTGTGGGCGAGGGTTATGAGGGAAATAAATCAAGCGCAAATGAGGCATTTTTAAAAGATGAAAATGTAATGTGGCTTGGCTGGAGGCGCGATATTTGCGAGCTTTATAAAAGCGCTTATATGTTCGTGCTTCCAAGCTACAAAGAGGGCTTTCCTATCACTGTTTTAGAGGCTATGAGTATGAGTTTGCCTGTTGTGGTTAGTGATTGTGATGGGTGCGTTGAAGCGGTTAAAGATGGCGCGAATGGGCTTATTTGTAAGATGAAAGATAGTGCGGATTTGGCTAGTAAGATTGAGAGTTTGCTTGATGATGAAAATATGGCTAAAAAAATGGGCGAAAATGGGCGAAATATGGTCTTAGAAAAATACGATGAAAAGATAATCGTTGAAAAATATATAGAAATTTATAAGGAATTTATCGATGTATAG
- a CDS encoding STT3 domain-containing protein, protein MNKTRLNSRILTIALIFIAFIFSITIRLYWVSWASGFEDLMYNGEVMINTGDGYAFAEGARDIIAGFHQPNDLSYVWSPLSKLTAFLYTILPVSFEALILYMSVFFSSLLVVPIVMIANEFRATKAGLIGALIACVANSYYNRTMAGYYDTDMLNITLAVFVLWGMIRVVVKQDRYSIILAPFFVLIYQWWYGSAFTLNSGFLTMFLLYTLVFERKSLVNYQTIILIILALSNLSFEVKFIAIFALFLLFVLKNLNYKIIASIGVVVFAVFAYKGGLNPIIFQLKFYILRDVAEVSQQGMVFKFFNVNQTIQESGIVPPEIFMNRISSHVVVFIISLFGYALLCYKHKEFLISLPLLVLGFLAVKAGLRFTIYAVPVMGLGFGFLVVYLLNLLGFKNAVKNSILVVITMLALTPAIKHIVEYKSPTVFFHEEVKVLDELKHKTGREDYVLAWWDYGYPIRYYSDVKTLVDGGKHLGNDNYPVSFSLFKDQTSSANMARLAVEYTERQFNQNFALLNQMLKDYNQTDIDDFLYALSFKSFELPQKTREIYYYLPKRMLNIFPVVTYFSNLDLKDGKSYKNQIFITAQAVSNSDNGLVLDNGMLISHDLTTINMGSEQLKIKKFYETGYDANKKLNVSSIDVDLDGALYLIFTKENGTFIIADEKAFKSTYVQLFVLENYDKELFEPVILDKDAKVYRLKR, encoded by the coding sequence ATGAACAAAACAAGGCTTAACTCAAGAATTCTAACAATTGCGTTGATTTTTATCGCATTCATTTTTAGTATAACTATTAGGCTTTACTGGGTTTCGTGGGCTAGTGGTTTTGAGGATTTGATGTATAATGGCGAGGTTATGATAAATACCGGCGATGGATATGCCTTTGCAGAGGGCGCGCGTGATATTATCGCTGGATTTCATCAGCCAAATGACTTAAGCTATGTTTGGAGTCCGCTTTCAAAACTAACTGCTTTTTTATATACCATTTTGCCAGTTAGCTTTGAAGCGTTGATTTTATATATGAGTGTGTTTTTTAGTTCCTTGCTTGTCGTGCCTATCGTGATGATAGCAAACGAGTTTAGAGCTACAAAAGCAGGTCTTATAGGCGCACTAATCGCCTGTGTGGCAAACAGCTACTACAATCGCACGATGGCAGGATACTACGATACTGATATGCTAAATATCACCTTAGCGGTTTTTGTTTTATGGGGTATGATACGAGTAGTTGTGAAGCAAGATAGGTATTCTATTATCTTAGCGCCGTTTTTTGTGCTGATTTATCAGTGGTGGTATGGCTCGGCATTTACGCTAAATTCGGGCTTTCTTACTATGTTTTTGCTATATACTTTGGTTTTTGAAAGAAAAAGTTTAGTAAACTATCAAACTATTATTTTAATCATTTTAGCACTTTCTAACCTCTCTTTTGAAGTTAAATTTATAGCTATTTTTGCTCTGTTTTTGCTGTTTGTTTTAAAGAATTTAAACTACAAAATAATAGCTAGCATAGGAGTTGTTGTTTTTGCTGTTTTTGCTTATAAGGGTGGGTTAAATCCTATAATTTTCCAGCTTAAATTCTACATTTTACGCGATGTTGCTGAAGTAAGCCAACAAGGTATGGTTTTTAAATTTTTTAATGTAAATCAAACCATACAAGAATCAGGCATAGTCCCACCTGAGATTTTTATGAACCGCATTAGTTCTCACGTGGTTGTGTTTATCATATCTCTTTTTGGTTATGCGCTTTTGTGCTATAAACATAAAGAATTTCTTATCTCGCTTCCACTTTTGGTTTTAGGCTTTTTAGCGGTTAAAGCCGGACTTAGATTTACTATTTATGCAGTTCCTGTTATGGGGCTTGGATTTGGTTTTTTAGTTGTTTATTTGCTAAATTTACTTGGTTTTAAAAATGCTGTAAAAAACTCTATTTTGGTAGTTATAACCATGCTTGCTTTAACTCCAGCCATTAAGCATATCGTTGAGTATAAAAGTCCAACCGTGTTTTTCCACGAAGAAGTTAAGGTTTTAGATGAGTTAAAACACAAAACCGGCAGAGAGGACTATGTGCTTGCGTGGTGGGATTATGGTTATCCGATTCGCTACTATAGCGATGTTAAAACTCTTGTAGATGGCGGAAAACACTTAGGAAATGATAACTATCCAGTTAGCTTTTCGCTTTTTAAAGACCAAACTAGCTCAGCAAACATGGCGCGCCTTGCTGTTGAGTATACAGAGCGTCAATTTAACCAAAATTTCGCACTTTTAAATCAGATGTTAAAAGACTATAATCAAACCGATATAGATGACTTTTTATACGCGCTTTCTTTTAAGAGCTTTGAGTTGCCACAAAAAACGCGTGAAATTTACTACTATTTGCCAAAAAGAATGTTAAATATATTTCCAGTTGTTACATACTTTTCAAATTTGGATTTAAAAGATGGCAAAAGTTATAAAAACCAAATTTTTATAACCGCTCAAGCAGTTTCAAACAGTGATAATGGGCTTGTTTTGGATAACGGTATGCTTATAAGCCATGATTTAACAACGATAAATATGGGCAGTGAGCAGCTTAAGATAAAGAAATTTTATGAAACTGGTTATGATGCGAACAAAAAGCTTAATGTAAGCTCGATAGATGTAGATCTTGATGGGGCGCTATACTTGATTTTTACAAAAGAGAATGGAACATTTATAATAGCCGATGAAAAGGCGTTTAAATCGACATATGTGCAACTTTTTGTGCTAGAAAATTATGATAAAGAGCTTTTTGAGCCAGTGATTTTAGATAAAGATGCAAAAGTCTATAGGTTAAAAAGATGA